The following are encoded together in the Sphingomicrobium clamense genome:
- a CDS encoding DUF3089 domain-containing protein, with protein sequence MRKAIFGLLAAVAATPASAQTAPPAPDYSNPDHWICLPGRADLCGRGIEITPLTPDGWGRTGITRPAAAPPIDCFYVYPTISSDPGMNADLTPSSREEYYVTQYQFTRFPEVCRPFVPVYRQMTMSSIAIAATGGDVLPAGMLAYGDVADAFDYYLEHHNQGRPFVLVGHSQGAIMLDELIANKLDQSPARDRLVRAYLAGWNIGRAPGSDRPARYSNISLCRTEDDIGCVVTWSTYAEGRIPPAGAQFGRAPEGMANSCVHPGDPGAKGWAPLDGFFYARSSYPTPGGPVRWSSAGAPPSAYISGQDFLLARCREDGNAAWLEVRLPRGPGDKRTSRIGGEVGQFGIFLPGWGKHLYDISIAHGSIVSDLARLGSRADISFGSSSD encoded by the coding sequence ATGCGTAAGGCGATTTTTGGATTGCTGGCAGCGGTGGCGGCCACGCCCGCTTCTGCGCAGACCGCGCCCCCCGCACCCGATTACTCCAATCCCGACCACTGGATCTGCCTGCCCGGTCGCGCCGACCTGTGCGGACGCGGGATCGAGATCACGCCGCTCACCCCCGACGGCTGGGGTCGGACCGGCATCACCCGTCCCGCCGCCGCACCGCCGATTGACTGCTTTTACGTCTATCCGACCATCAGCAGCGATCCCGGCATGAATGCCGACCTCACGCCCTCCTCGCGTGAGGAATATTACGTCACCCAATACCAGTTCACGCGCTTTCCCGAGGTCTGCCGCCCCTTCGTTCCCGTCTATCGCCAGATGACCATGTCCTCGATCGCCATTGCCGCGACCGGCGGCGACGTGCTGCCCGCTGGCATGCTCGCCTATGGCGATGTCGCCGACGCGTTCGACTATTATCTCGAACATCATAACCAGGGCCGCCCCTTCGTGCTCGTCGGGCACAGCCAGGGCGCGATCATGCTCGACGAGCTGATCGCCAACAAGCTCGACCAGAGCCCCGCGCGCGACCGGCTGGTGCGCGCCTATCTCGCCGGTTGGAATATCGGCCGCGCACCGGGCAGCGACCGTCCCGCGCGCTATTCCAACATTTCGCTGTGCCGGACCGAGGACGACATTGGATGCGTGGTGACCTGGTCGACCTATGCCGAGGGGCGCATTCCTCCCGCCGGCGCGCAGTTCGGCCGCGCGCCCGAGGGCATGGCCAATAGCTGCGTTCATCCCGGCGACCCGGGCGCCAAGGGCTGGGCGCCGCTCGACGGCTTTTTCTATGCCCGCTCCAGCTACCCCACGCCGGGCGGCCCTGTGCGCTGGTCGTCGGCCGGCGCGCCCCCCAGCGCCTACATTTCGGGACAGGACTTCCTGCTCGCGCGTTGCCGCGAGGACGGCAATGCCGCCTGGCTCGAGGTGCGCCTGCCCCGCGGCCCCGGCGACAAGCGCACCTCGCGCATCGGCGGCGAAGTCGGCCAGTTCGGCATCTTCCTCCCGGGCTGGGGCAAGCATCTCTACGACATCTCGATCGCCCACGGCTCGATCGTCTCCGACCTCGCGCGGCTGGGCAGTCGAGCGGATATTTCTTTCGGCTCGTCGTCGGACTGA
- the ruvB gene encoding Holliday junction branch migration DNA helicase RuvB, with the protein MATDPDRLSTPERRSEDADAALRPKTLGEFIGQKGARENLRVFIDAAKGREEALDHVLLFGPPGLGKTTLAGIVAREMGVGFRATSGPVIAKSGDLAALLTNLEEGDVLFIDEIHRLNPAVEEVLYPAMEDRALDIMIGEGPSARSVRIDLPQFTLVGATTRQGLLTTPLRDRFGIPVRLNFYTEDELLQVVTRAAALLDAPVAEDGAREIARRSRGTPRIAGRLLRRVRDFAQSDGEASIDRKCADKALKRLEIDELGLDAMDRRYLTMIADHFGGGPVGIETLAAGLSEPRDTIEDVIEPYLIQLGLIARTARGRVLGGKGWKHLGLTPPRQAQDGLFDGEK; encoded by the coding sequence ATGGCCACCGATCCCGACCGCCTTTCGACGCCCGAGCGCCGTAGCGAAGATGCCGACGCCGCGCTGCGTCCCAAGACACTGGGCGAGTTTATCGGTCAGAAGGGCGCGCGCGAAAACTTGCGCGTCTTCATCGACGCCGCCAAGGGGCGCGAGGAAGCACTCGACCATGTCCTTCTGTTCGGCCCACCGGGGCTCGGCAAGACCACGCTCGCCGGCATTGTCGCGCGTGAAATGGGCGTCGGCTTTCGCGCCACGTCCGGCCCGGTCATCGCCAAGTCGGGCGACCTTGCCGCGCTGCTGACGAATCTCGAGGAAGGCGACGTCCTCTTCATCGACGAGATTCACCGGTTGAACCCCGCGGTCGAGGAAGTCCTCTATCCCGCGATGGAAGACCGCGCACTCGACATCATGATTGGCGAGGGGCCGTCTGCCCGCTCGGTCCGGATCGACCTGCCCCAGTTCACGCTGGTCGGCGCGACCACGCGCCAGGGGCTGCTCACCACCCCGCTGCGCGACCGCTTCGGCATTCCCGTGCGGCTCAATTTCTATACAGAGGACGAGCTGCTCCAGGTCGTCACCCGCGCCGCTGCCCTGCTCGACGCGCCGGTCGCCGAGGATGGCGCCCGCGAGATCGCCCGCCGCAGCCGCGGGACGCCGCGCATCGCCGGGCGCCTGCTGCGCCGCGTCCGCGACTTCGCCCAATCCGACGGCGAGGCGAGCATCGACCGCAAATGCGCCGACAAGGCGCTCAAGCGGCTCGAAATCGACGAACTCGGCCTCGACGCGATGGACCGCCGCTACCTCACCATGATCGCCGACCATTTCGGTGGTGGCCCGGTGGGCATCGAAACCCTCGCCGCTGGCCTCTCCGAACCGCGCGACACAATCGAGGACGTGATCGAACCCTATCTCATTCAGCTTGGCCTCATCGCGCGCACGGCAAGAGGGCGCGTGCTGGGCGGCAAGGGTTGGAAACATCTCGGCCTCACCCCGCCCAGGCAAGCACAGGACGGATTGTTCGACGGGGAAAAGTGA
- a CDS encoding YbgC/FadM family acyl-CoA thioesterase yields the protein MSDSKLRAARGRFEGREHFFPVTVYFEDTDLSQIVYHANYLRYFERARSDMLRACGIDQRAAIDAGEGAYAVTHMDIHWKAPAKLDDELTVISTVENVRAASCFIHQRVMRGDELLAHAEVTAALLTPEGRPRRQPPEWIEKFKAVSEGV from the coding sequence ATGAGCGACAGCAAATTGCGGGCAGCGCGCGGGCGCTTCGAGGGGCGGGAACATTTCTTCCCGGTCACGGTCTATTTCGAAGACACCGACCTTTCCCAAATCGTCTATCATGCCAACTACTTGCGCTATTTCGAGCGCGCCCGCTCCGACATGCTGCGCGCCTGCGGGATCGACCAGCGCGCGGCAATCGACGCGGGCGAAGGCGCCTATGCGGTGACCCATATGGACATACACTGGAAGGCACCTGCCAAGCTCGACGACGAACTCACCGTGATCTCGACCGTCGAAAATGTCCGCGCCGCCAGCTGTTTCATTCATCAGCGAGTCATGAGAGGCGACGAATTATTGGCGCACGCGGAAGTCACCGCGGCGCTGTTGACGCCAGAGGGTCGGCCGCGCCGCCAGCCGCCCGAATGGATCGAGAAATTCAAGGCGGTGAGCGAAGGGGTATGA
- the tolQ gene encoding protein TolQ, producing MSPLHLFLQADLVVKLVMVGLLLASVWTWGIIFTHSARLRSVGKRTREFIDDFWRADDIAAFLERRGGDKLPPALIVRAGLDEYRRPRATGYDKAGLRERISISTDAAIAGSLDRLSDRLNILATVGSVAPFVGLFGTVWGIMRSFTAIAGANNTSLAVVAPGIAEALFATAIGLFAAIPAVIAYNRLTHRLDLYEAQLGRFADRFQASLAREMEKG from the coding sequence ATGAGCCCGCTCCATCTGTTCCTGCAGGCCGATCTCGTGGTGAAGCTCGTCATGGTCGGGCTGCTCCTCGCCTCGGTCTGGACTTGGGGCATCATCTTCACCCACAGCGCGCGGCTGCGCAGCGTGGGCAAGCGCACCCGCGAATTCATCGACGACTTCTGGCGCGCCGACGACATCGCCGCCTTCCTCGAGCGGCGCGGCGGCGACAAGCTGCCCCCTGCGCTGATCGTGCGCGCCGGGCTCGACGAATATCGTCGCCCGCGCGCCACCGGCTACGACAAGGCAGGCCTGCGCGAACGCATCTCCATCTCGACCGACGCCGCCATCGCCGGCTCGCTCGACCGCCTGTCCGACCGGCTCAACATCCTCGCCACCGTGGGCAGCGTCGCGCCCTTCGTCGGCCTGTTCGGCACAGTGTGGGGTATCATGCGCAGCTTCACCGCCATCGCGGGCGCCAACAACACCTCGCTCGCGGTCGTCGCGCCGGGCATTGCCGAAGCGCTGTTCGCCACCGCCATCGGCCTGTTCGCCGCGATCCCCGCCGTCATCGCCTATAACCGCCTTACCCACCGCCTCGATCTTTACGAAGCCCAGCTCGGCCGCTTCGCCGACCGCTTCCAGGCGAGCCTCGCGCGCGAGATGGAGAAGGGCTGA